The Myxococcota bacterium DNA segment CGCGGCGCGCCGCCGCCACCGGGCCCAACCAGCGCTGCCAGGCGACGCCACGCTCGCGCACCAGTCTCCCCGCGATGCGCGTGACTCGCACCTCCTTCCCCGGCGGCGCGGTGGTCGCGGTGTCGAAGAGATGGCGCGCCAGCCGGAACGCCGAGGCGCCGCGCTCCTCGGCTGCGCGTTCGAGCCCGGGCCGCCAGGCGGAGATCCAGGCCGTCGGCAGCGCGAACAGCGCCACACCCACGAGCGCCGGATGCACCGAGGCCAGGAGCCCGATCGTCACGCCCAGGCGCAGGATCCAGCCGCAGCTGCCGAAGAGCGACATGTACATGTGGTCGAGAACGAACACCTGGTTGCGGAGCACGGAGATCCGGTCGAGATACTCGGGCCGCTCGTGGTGCTCGATCGAGCTCAGCCCGGCCTGCAAGCGCGCGACGTGTGACTCGAGCGCGATCGTGACTCGATCGCGGAAGCGGCGCTGCGTGCGCGTGCTGACGAGCGCGAGGTACCAGGTGGCGATGGCCGAGAAGCCCAGACCCGCACACGCCACTGCGACCAGCTCGCGCCGGCCGCTCGTGATGCCGTCCGTCAGCCACTTGAACCAGAGCGCGATCAGGGAATCGGGCAGCGCGGACAGCAGCACGAGCGCGAAAGACACCGCGATCAGCCACGGCTCGGCCTCGAAGCCGCGCCGCAGCGCGCGCCACATGGCCGGCAGCGCCGGCGGGACCGGGACCGCGCGCCCGGCGGCGGAGTCACTCGAGGACATCGAGCTCCCTCTCCGACTCGTCGGGCGTGCCGAAGCGTGACGCCTGCAGCTCGAACATCGTGCGGTAGCGCCCGCCCTGCGCCATGAGCTCGTCGTGCGAGCCCAGCTCCACCACGCGCCCGCGCTCGAGCACGCAGATGCGATCGGCCAGGCGCACGGTCGAGAAGCGGTGGGAGATCAGGATGGTCGTGGTGTGTCGCGTGGCCGCGAGCACGCGCTCGAAGATCTCGGCCTCGCCGCGCACGTCGAGCTGGGCGGTCGGCTCGTCGAGCAGGACGAGACTCGCGCCGCAGCGCACCGCACACAGCGCACGCGCCAGGGCCACGCGCTGCCACTGTCCGCCCGAGAGGTCCGTGCCGCCCGGATAGCCGCGGGCCAGGATCGTGTCGAGGTCGGCGAGCTGCGCCGCGCCCGCCTCGGCGAGCGCCGCCCGGATCGCCTCTTCGGGCGCGCCGCCCGGCGCTACGTTGTCGCGCAGCGGCAGCTCGAAGCGGATGAAGTCCTGGAACACCGCAGTGACTCGCCCGCGCCAGCTCTCGACGTCGAGCGCGCGCAGGTCCACGCCGTCGATCTCGATCGCGCCCTCCTGCGGGTCGTACAGCCGGCACAGGAGCTTGGCGAGCGTGGTCTTGCCCGCGCCGTTCACGCCCACGATCGCGAGCGATGAGCCGGCGGGAATCGTGAGATCGAAGCGCGCGAGCACGGGCTCCCTCGCGACCGACGCGGTCACCGGGTAGGCGAAGCTGACGTCGCGGAAGCGGATCTCTCGGGCCGGCATGCCCGCGGCCGAGTGACTCCCGCGGGGCAGCGCGCCGGCCGCGTCCATCTTCGCCTGCAGCCGCAGCAGCGCCGCCGCCGGCGCCGCCGCGCCGTCGAGCGCCCAGTTGAGTCCGCCGAAGGCGATCATGCTCGCGCCGATCGCGGCGCTCGCGAACACGATCAGCTGCGGCAGCGGGAGCGTGCCCGCGAGCGCGTCGGAAGCCATCGCGCCGAACACGGCGACGTTCGCGCCGAGCACCAGGAGGCCGCTCCACACCAGCGGCCGCTGGCGCAGGCGCGTGGCCTCGTACTGCAGATCGTGCAGGATGCGCCGGCGCGAGCGGAAGCGTTCGACCGTCCAGCCCGCGAGGCCGAACAGCCGCAGCTCCTTCGCGGCGGGCGGGTCGACCGCCAGCCGATACGCGTACTCGGCGTGTCGCTGCGCCTCGCGCACCGGCGTGGTGTTCCGGTCGCGCCACACTGCGCTCTCGCGCAAGAGCCAGTGAGTCGCGAGCCACGCGCCCGCGAGCAAAAGCGGCGCCCACCACGCAAAACCGAACAAGAGCGCCGTGAAGGCGACGCCCGAGAGAAACTGCACGAGCCCGCCGGCGATGAAGTCCATCGAGATGTTGAGCGGCGGCCCCATGATGCCCTGGTCGAAGTCGCGCGCCGCGCTGAAGTCGGCGGCGAGCTCGGGGTTCTCCAGGTGACCCATGCCCGCCGGCCGCACGCACGCGCGCGCCAGCTGGTCGTAGAACCAGCCCGCGGCGCGGCTGCCGAGGTTGGCGCCCAACATGAGATGGATCGGCGCCAGCACGGGCAGCGCGATGAAGAGCACGCCGAACACGCTGAGCGGCGCGCCCAGCGGAGCCCCTGCCTGTACTGCGCCCACGAGCCGTCCGGTCGCGATCGCGAGCAGCGCGGGCAACACGCCCCGCAGCACCAGCACGCTCCACCACGCGCCCGCGAGCAGGCGGTCGGCCTGCGGCAGGACGCCGGCGAGCTGGATCTCGGGGCGTGCGCGAAGGCGCGCGATCATGCGCCCATTATCTCCCGGACGCGGCGGAGCGGTTCGCGATCTTTTTGCCGGCCACGGGTGGGGGTCCCAAGCGGCTCCTGCCCGCCTCAGGGGGCGCGGAATGGAGCCATGCACGATTCCCAGGCGTCGGTCTGTGTCTCGCCCGGTGACTGGCTCTGCGCGTAGACGCGCTCGACGATCTCCTTCGTGCGGGGCACGCCGTACTGCGCGAGGTTCTGGACTTCGGTCTCCTGCGGCGTGCCGCGCTCCTTCGAGATCCGGGCCGCGAGCGCCATGTTCGCCTGACTCATGCAGCCCTGCGCGGGCGACAGCCGCTCGCCCGAGATCTGGGCCACCTGCTCGCTGCAGCTCGCGAAGTAGGCGACCGAGTAGGCGTAGGGTGAATCGGCTTCCAGCCGGAACACGCCGTCGATCACCTCGTCGGTGACTGCGGCCGGGATCGGCTGGTCGGGAGCTTCGGCGTAGCGCTCCTTCAGCTCCTCCGCCGAGGCACCCCGCAGCTTCACCGCGCCGATCGCGAGCGCCAGGTTCGAGAGCCCCACGCACTTGGTCATGGTGAGGTGCTCGGCCTCGGTGTACGGCGGCCGCGGGCCGTTCGGCGCTCCCGCCGTGGAGCAGCCGCCCGCCAGGACGAGCACTCCGAGCAGCCGACCGATCCGCATGCCACCTCCGCGCGAGCCCAGTCTACGATGCCCGGCGCGGCGACGGATTCAGTGAGCCATGCCCGCTCGGGGCAGGCGTTCTGACCCGCCCGAAATCGGCGCCATGCAGCCGTTCCAGGCCCCGAGCGACGCGGCCGCGCGGTCCTTGGACTCGGCGTACACGGTATCGATGACTTCTCGGGTGGTCTGGCCCGTGAAGCCCGCGAACTGCTGGTACACGGCCT contains these protein-coding regions:
- a CDS encoding ABC transporter ATP-binding protein, whose amino-acid sequence is MSSSDSAAGRAVPVPPALPAMWRALRRGFEAEPWLIAVSFALVLLSALPDSLIALWFKWLTDGITSGRRELVAVACAGLGFSAIATWYLALVSTRTQRRFRDRVTIALESHVARLQAGLSSIEHHERPEYLDRISVLRNQVFVLDHMYMSLFGSCGWILRLGVTIGLLASVHPALVGVALFALPTAWISAWRPGLERAAEERGASAFRLARHLFDTATTAPPGKEVRVTRIAGRLVRERGVAWQRWLGPVAAARRGTAAWHAAGWLVFGCAYVGAVVFVASGLGASAGDVVLVVTAGSRLSGFIGGAVSEIGFLRGIWLDGS
- a CDS encoding ABC transporter ATP-binding protein produces the protein MIARLRARPEIQLAGVLPQADRLLAGAWWSVLVLRGVLPALLAIATGRLVGAVQAGAPLGAPLSVFGVLFIALPVLAPIHLMLGANLGSRAAGWFYDQLARACVRPAGMGHLENPELAADFSAARDFDQGIMGPPLNISMDFIAGGLVQFLSGVAFTALLFGFAWWAPLLLAGAWLATHWLLRESAVWRDRNTTPVREAQRHAEYAYRLAVDPPAAKELRLFGLAGWTVERFRSRRRILHDLQYEATRLRQRPLVWSGLLVLGANVAVFGAMASDALAGTLPLPQLIVFASAAIGASMIAFGGLNWALDGAAAPAAALLRLQAKMDAAGALPRGSHSAAGMPAREIRFRDVSFAYPVTASVAREPVLARFDLTIPAGSSLAIVGVNGAGKTTLAKLLCRLYDPQEGAIEIDGVDLRALDVESWRGRVTAVFQDFIRFELPLRDNVAPGGAPEEAIRAALAEAGAAQLADLDTILARGYPGGTDLSGGQWQRVALARALCAVRCGASLVLLDEPTAQLDVRGEAEIFERVLAATRHTTTILISHRFSTVRLADRICVLERGRVVELGSHDELMAQGGRYRTMFELQASRFGTPDESERELDVLE